Proteins co-encoded in one Thamnophis elegans isolate rThaEle1 chromosome 1, rThaEle1.pri, whole genome shotgun sequence genomic window:
- the MAX gene encoding protein max isoform X2: MSDNDDIEVESDADKRAHHNALERKRRDHIKDSFHSLRDSVPSLQGEKQQASRAQILDKATEYIQYMRRKNHTHQQDIDDLRRQNALLEQQVRALEKARSSAQLQANYSSSDNSLYTNSKGGTISAFDGGSDSSSESELEEPQSRKKLRMEAS, translated from the exons GCTGACAAACGTGCTCACCACAATGCTCTAGAGCGCAAACGCAGGGATCACATCAAGGATAGTTTCCACAGCTTGCGGGATTCTGTACCTTCACTTCAGGGAGAGAAG CAACAGGCATCCCGGGCCCAAATCCTAGATAAAGCCACAGAATACATCCAGTACATGCGCCGGAAAAACCACACACACCAGCAGGATATTGATGACTTAAGGCGCCAGAATGCCTTGCTGGAACAACAAG TTCGTGCACTGGAGAAGGCAAGGTCAAGTGCTCAGCTGCAAGCCAACTATTCCTCTTCAGACAACAGCCTCTACACCAATTCCAAAGGCGGCACCATCTCCGCCTTTGATGGTGGCTCTGACTCCAGTTCAGAGTCTGAGCTGGAAGAGCCGCAGAGCCGGAAGAAACTTCGTATGGAGGCCAGCTAG
- the MAX gene encoding protein max isoform X1 → MSDNDDIEVESDADKRAHHNALERKRRDHIKDSFHSLRDSVPSLQGEKTCKAPRINTRLVHVVQFFIWQLLPASRAQILDKATEYIQYMRRKNHTHQQDIDDLRRQNALLEQQVRALEKARSSAQLQANYSSSDNSLYTNSKGGTISAFDGGSDSSSESELEEPQSRKKLRMEAS, encoded by the exons GCTGACAAACGTGCTCACCACAATGCTCTAGAGCGCAAACGCAGGGATCACATCAAGGATAGTTTCCACAGCTTGCGGGATTCTGTACCTTCACTTCAGGGAGAGAAG acttgtaaaGCACCTAGGATAAACACCAGACTGGTACATGTTGTTCAGTTCTTCATTTGGCAACTCCTTCCA GCATCCCGGGCCCAAATCCTAGATAAAGCCACAGAATACATCCAGTACATGCGCCGGAAAAACCACACACACCAGCAGGATATTGATGACTTAAGGCGCCAGAATGCCTTGCTGGAACAACAAG TTCGTGCACTGGAGAAGGCAAGGTCAAGTGCTCAGCTGCAAGCCAACTATTCCTCTTCAGACAACAGCCTCTACACCAATTCCAAAGGCGGCACCATCTCCGCCTTTGATGGTGGCTCTGACTCCAGTTCAGAGTCTGAGCTGGAAGAGCCGCAGAGCCGGAAGAAACTTCGTATGGAGGCCAGCTAG
- the MAX gene encoding protein max isoform X3 — protein MSDNDDIEVESDADKRAHHNALERKRRDHIKDSFHSLRDSVPSLQGEKASRAQILDKATEYIQYMRRKNHTHQQDIDDLRRQNALLEQQVRALEKARSSAQLQANYSSSDNSLYTNSKGGTISAFDGGSDSSSESELEEPQSRKKLRMEAS, from the exons GCTGACAAACGTGCTCACCACAATGCTCTAGAGCGCAAACGCAGGGATCACATCAAGGATAGTTTCCACAGCTTGCGGGATTCTGTACCTTCACTTCAGGGAGAGAAG GCATCCCGGGCCCAAATCCTAGATAAAGCCACAGAATACATCCAGTACATGCGCCGGAAAAACCACACACACCAGCAGGATATTGATGACTTAAGGCGCCAGAATGCCTTGCTGGAACAACAAG TTCGTGCACTGGAGAAGGCAAGGTCAAGTGCTCAGCTGCAAGCCAACTATTCCTCTTCAGACAACAGCCTCTACACCAATTCCAAAGGCGGCACCATCTCCGCCTTTGATGGTGGCTCTGACTCCAGTTCAGAGTCTGAGCTGGAAGAGCCGCAGAGCCGGAAGAAACTTCGTATGGAGGCCAGCTAG